The following proteins are co-located in the Chryseobacterium daecheongense genome:
- a CDS encoding AAA family ATPase, giving the protein MPYLSRIYLNEDHPKDFPFNLPFLSSGLNLRLRSNVTFFVGENGIGKSTLLEAIAEKCDFNVSGGNRNHNYSFHKTESELAEHLKLSWDTKTAQGFFMRAESFFNFATYIDEVAEEDRSVLDAYGGKSLHQQSHGEAFLSLFHNHFQKGIYILDEPEAALSPQRQLSLLSIIHKLEKAGKAQFIISSHSPILMSYPEAEVYLLDDKIKQIDYKETEHYQLTKSFLESPELYFRYLFEDYPI; this is encoded by the coding sequence ATGCCTTATTTATCCAGGATTTATTTAAACGAAGACCATCCGAAGGATTTCCCCTTCAACCTTCCTTTTCTGAGTAGTGGGTTAAATCTCAGACTTCGAAGCAATGTCACTTTCTTTGTAGGTGAAAATGGGATTGGAAAATCAACTTTACTAGAAGCTATTGCCGAAAAATGCGATTTCAATGTTTCCGGAGGAAATAGAAATCATAATTATAGTTTTCATAAAACGGAATCCGAACTGGCAGAACACCTTAAACTTTCATGGGATACCAAAACAGCACAAGGCTTTTTTATGAGGGCAGAAAGCTTTTTTAATTTCGCAACATATATTGATGAAGTAGCCGAAGAAGACAGAAGTGTTTTAGATGCTTACGGGGGAAAATCTCTTCATCAGCAATCCCATGGCGAAGCTTTTTTATCATTATTTCATAACCATTTTCAGAAAGGCATTTATATCCTTGATGAGCCGGAAGCCGCTCTTTCTCCGCAAAGACAACTTTCCCTATTGTCAATTATTCACAAGCTGGAAAAAGCTGGAAAAGCCCAATTCATTATTTCCAGCCATTCACCTATTTTGATGAGCTATCCGGAAGCTGAAGTCTATTTACTGGATGATAAAATTAAACAGATTGATTATAAAGAAACGGAGCATTATCAGTTAACAAAAAGTTTTTTAGAATCCCCGGAATTGTATTTCCGTTATTTATTTGAGGATTACCCCATTTAA
- a CDS encoding S41 family peptidase — translation MKRIFISLLAAFASIQVSAQEKSYFLSSPSLSPDGKTAYFAYDGDIWKVDSNGGNASRITALEGEEINPRISPDGKWLAFSSNQYGNYDVYVMPAEGGSIKQLTFHTGKDEIENWGWDSKTIYFTSNRNNNFGSFKTTIEGKTPQKLFNNYFNNTNGLAETPAGEYLFTSSSESANQVHRKHYKGENNPDILGYNPKNNSFKQYTNYAGKDFNPSVDKNGTIYFISDENNNEYNLYELKNGKKAPLTQFETSIKKPFVSANGSKVIFEKDYQLYTYDVATKDIKALNISLNTNKTLEKEQNFNIENNISYYDISSDGKKIAFVSRGVLFVSDIEGKFTQQISDGKERVMEVKWLKDNRTLLFNQTYQGYQNWFSIAADGKGQVKQLTTDLRNNRNITLNNDLSKAVYLSGRDEVRLMDLKSLHSTTIVKDEIWAFQNSKPSFSPNNEYVLFSAKRNFELDIFVYHIGKGKIINLTNTGVSEEDPFWSPNGKYIYFTSDRTNPSYPLGMQKSNIYRMALDWFDEPYKSERFDKLFTEEVKKPETTKENKDKKEEDKEKKEEKEIVVKELKINPENTLERIELVTDRYGYQEDPTVFMDDKKEILFFNSNQDNGKKQLFKKVFTDFETAKSEKVFDKEASYIIKNDKSFFTLIEGNIYKMAIATLKPEKINIQYTFNKNLASEFTQMYDETWTGVEENFYDEKFHGINWKAKKEQYAKYLPYINNRNDLRILLNDLLGELNSSHTGFSSTGKEETRYLNYFTNETGIIFKKDQPYSVEGIVRKSPAFRSGVDIKPGDQLIAVNGKNIDVHENRESYFTSPKKQEEIILTFTRNGKEITTKVHPISNTELKGLLYDDWIFNNRQRVNQMSDNRIAYSYMKNMTTDELDRFLLDMVEQEIQKEAVILDLRYNTGGNVHDKVLNFLSQKPYLQWKYREGKMTTQPNFAPSGKPIVLLINEASLSDAEMTAAGFKALKLGKIIGQDTYRWIIFTSGKSLVDGSYYRLPAWGTYTLDGQNLEKTGVKPDIYIKNTFIDRQQDNDPQLERAVQEILKDLRK, via the coding sequence ATGAAAAGAATCTTTATTTCGTTATTAGCAGCCTTTGCTAGCATTCAAGTTTCAGCACAGGAAAAATCTTATTTTTTATCAAGTCCTTCATTAAGCCCGGATGGGAAAACCGCTTATTTTGCTTATGATGGAGACATCTGGAAAGTGGACTCCAATGGCGGAAACGCTTCCAGAATCACAGCCCTGGAGGGAGAGGAAATTAATCCACGCATTTCTCCAGACGGAAAATGGCTTGCATTCAGTTCCAATCAATACGGAAATTATGACGTGTATGTGATGCCTGCTGAAGGAGGAAGCATTAAACAGTTAACATTTCACACAGGAAAAGATGAAATAGAAAACTGGGGATGGGACAGTAAAACTATTTATTTTACCTCAAACAGGAATAATAACTTTGGAAGTTTTAAAACTACTATTGAAGGCAAAACACCACAAAAGCTTTTCAACAATTACTTTAATAATACAAACGGCCTGGCAGAAACTCCTGCGGGTGAATATCTTTTCACAAGTTCATCAGAAAGCGCCAATCAGGTACATCGCAAACACTATAAAGGAGAAAACAATCCTGATATTTTAGGTTATAATCCCAAGAACAATTCCTTTAAACAATATACGAACTATGCAGGAAAAGATTTTAATCCGAGCGTAGATAAAAATGGGACTATTTATTTTATTTCTGATGAAAATAACAATGAATATAATCTTTATGAACTTAAAAATGGCAAAAAGGCACCTTTAACACAATTTGAAACCTCTATTAAAAAGCCATTTGTTTCAGCTAACGGATCCAAAGTAATATTTGAAAAAGATTATCAGCTTTACACCTATGACGTAGCTACAAAAGATATAAAAGCTCTTAATATAAGCCTTAACACAAATAAAACACTGGAGAAAGAACAAAATTTTAATATAGAAAATAATATTTCTTATTATGATATTTCATCAGATGGTAAGAAAATAGCTTTTGTGAGCCGTGGTGTTCTTTTTGTTTCTGATATTGAAGGAAAGTTTACACAACAGATATCTGACGGAAAGGAACGTGTAATGGAAGTAAAATGGCTGAAGGACAATCGCACATTACTTTTTAACCAGACTTACCAGGGATATCAAAACTGGTTTAGTATTGCTGCAGACGGAAAAGGCCAGGTAAAACAATTAACTACTGATTTGCGTAACAACCGCAATATAACCCTGAATAACGACCTTTCAAAAGCAGTGTATTTAAGTGGTCGTGATGAAGTAAGATTAATGGACTTAAAGAGTTTACACTCTACAACTATCGTAAAAGATGAAATCTGGGCTTTTCAAAATTCAAAACCTTCTTTTTCTCCCAATAACGAATATGTACTTTTCTCTGCAAAAAGAAATTTTGAACTGGACATCTTTGTTTATCATATCGGAAAAGGCAAAATCATAAATCTTACCAACACCGGCGTTTCAGAGGAAGATCCTTTTTGGTCACCCAATGGTAAGTATATTTATTTTACAAGTGACCGAACGAACCCTTCTTATCCGCTAGGTATGCAGAAATCTAATATTTACAGAATGGCGCTGGATTGGTTTGATGAGCCTTACAAATCTGAAAGATTCGATAAGCTATTTACTGAGGAGGTAAAGAAACCTGAAACGACAAAGGAAAACAAGGATAAAAAAGAAGAAGACAAAGAAAAAAAGGAAGAAAAAGAAATTGTTGTAAAAGAATTGAAAATTAATCCTGAAAACACTTTGGAAAGGATTGAGCTGGTTACAGACAGGTATGGATACCAGGAAGATCCTACCGTTTTCATGGACGACAAAAAGGAAATTTTATTCTTTAATTCCAATCAGGATAATGGAAAGAAACAACTTTTCAAAAAGGTTTTCACGGATTTTGAAACCGCTAAATCAGAAAAGGTTTTCGATAAAGAAGCCAGCTATATCATCAAAAATGACAAGTCTTTTTTTACATTAATAGAGGGTAACATTTATAAAATGGCCATAGCAACATTAAAGCCAGAAAAGATAAATATCCAGTATACTTTTAACAAAAATCTCGCTTCTGAATTTACCCAGATGTATGATGAAACATGGACTGGGGTTGAAGAAAATTTCTATGATGAAAAATTCCATGGCATCAACTGGAAAGCAAAAAAGGAGCAGTATGCTAAATATCTTCCGTATATCAATAACAGAAATGATCTGCGAATTTTATTGAATGACCTGTTGGGAGAACTCAATTCTTCACATACGGGATTTTCTTCAACAGGAAAGGAAGAAACCAGATATCTGAATTATTTTACCAATGAAACAGGGATTATCTTTAAAAAGGACCAGCCTTATAGTGTAGAAGGTATTGTAAGAAAATCACCCGCTTTCCGTTCCGGGGTTGACATTAAACCAGGAGATCAATTGATTGCTGTAAATGGAAAAAATATTGACGTACACGAAAATCGTGAATCTTATTTTACAAGTCCTAAAAAGCAGGAAGAAATTATTCTTACTTTCACACGCAATGGCAAGGAAATAACCACCAAGGTACATCCAATTTCAAATACAGAATTAAAAGGACTTTTGTATGACGACTGGATATTCAATAATCGCCAACGCGTAAATCAGATGAGCGACAACCGCATCGCCTATTCATATATGAAAAATATGACTACTGATGAACTGGACCGCTTCCTTCTGGATATGGTGGAACAGGAAATTCAAAAAGAAGCTGTTATTCTCGATTTACGCTATAATACGGGCGGAAATGTTCATGATAAAGTATTAAATTTCCTTTCTCAAAAACCTTATTTACAATGGAAATACCGGGAAGGAAAAATGACCACACAGCCCAATTTCGCACCTTCCGGAAAGCCTATTGTTCTTTTGATCAACGAAGCTTCGCTGAGTGACGCCGAAATGACCGCTGCCGGTTTCAAGGCTCTGAAATTAGGAAAAATCATTGGGCAGGATACCTATCGATGGATTATCTTCACTTCCGGAAAAAGTCTTGTAGATGGTTCTTATTATAGACTTCCTGCATGGGGAACCTACACTCTGGACGGTCAGAACCTGGAGAAAACAGGTGTAAAACCAGACATTTATATTAAAAACACCTTCATAGACCGACAGCAAGATAATGATCCGCAACTGGAAAGAGCGGTCCAGGAAATCCTTAAAGATTTAAGGAAATAA
- the rseP gene encoding RIP metalloprotease RseP: MELAIKIFQFILSISILVVLHELGHFLPAKWFKTKVEKFYLFFDPWFSIAKKKIGETEYGIGWLPFGGYVKIAGMVDESMDTEQLKQPAQPWEFRAKPAWQRLIIMLGGVTVNFFLAWLIYSCLSLFNGEMYTDLTKFDNGIGVTDAGKKMGFQNGDKIVSIDGKPAERLENSAINILFSDHVTVLRGGKEITFKVNEDGVADVIRQREAKLYITPRIPMIIDSLATPSSKASGLAKGDRIVAINGKPTPFFDEVSSTLAENKGKTVSIEVNRGTEKQTISAPVDKNGKLGIAVDQKSLASVVTDKKYSFGESIPRGFERTIEALTMQVKQFKIMFNSKIQGYKNVGGPIAIVKSMPVNKAADGSFAINWPAFWSFTAMFSIWLAFLNLIPIPGLDGGHVLFTLYEIIFGKPVPQKVLENAQMIGVIFLLGLMLLIFGSDIFKIFTGKL; the protein is encoded by the coding sequence ATGGAATTAGCAATTAAAATTTTTCAATTCATATTAAGCATTTCTATCTTAGTCGTTCTTCATGAACTGGGGCATTTTTTGCCCGCCAAATGGTTCAAAACCAAAGTAGAAAAGTTTTATTTATTTTTCGATCCTTGGTTTTCTATCGCAAAGAAAAAAATCGGTGAAACAGAATACGGTATCGGATGGCTTCCTTTTGGAGGCTACGTGAAAATCGCCGGAATGGTGGATGAAAGCATGGATACCGAACAATTAAAACAACCGGCACAACCATGGGAATTCCGTGCAAAACCGGCTTGGCAGAGACTTATCATTATGTTGGGAGGAGTTACGGTAAACTTTTTCCTTGCGTGGTTAATTTATAGCTGTCTTTCTCTTTTTAATGGAGAAATGTATACAGATCTTACAAAATTTGACAATGGTATCGGCGTAACAGATGCCGGTAAAAAAATGGGATTCCAAAATGGTGATAAAATTGTCTCTATCGATGGAAAACCAGCAGAAAGATTGGAAAATTCAGCTATTAATATACTTTTTAGTGATCATGTTACTGTTCTTAGAGGGGGTAAGGAAATTACATTCAAAGTGAATGAAGATGGTGTAGCTGATGTTATCAGACAAAGAGAAGCAAAGCTTTATATCACTCCCAGAATTCCCATGATCATTGATTCTTTAGCGACTCCTTCTTCAAAAGCATCAGGGTTGGCGAAAGGCGATAGAATTGTAGCCATCAATGGTAAACCAACTCCTTTCTTCGACGAGGTAAGTTCTACATTAGCTGAAAATAAAGGAAAAACAGTAAGCATTGAGGTTAATCGTGGTACTGAAAAGCAAACTATCTCCGCACCAGTAGATAAAAATGGTAAATTAGGAATTGCTGTTGACCAAAAAAGTCTTGCAAGTGTAGTTACTGACAAAAAATACTCTTTCGGAGAATCTATTCCAAGAGGTTTTGAAAGAACCATTGAAGCTTTAACCATGCAGGTAAAGCAGTTCAAAATTATGTTCAACTCTAAAATTCAAGGATACAAAAATGTAGGTGGACCTATTGCAATTGTAAAATCTATGCCCGTAAATAAGGCAGCAGATGGTAGCTTTGCGATTAACTGGCCTGCATTCTGGAGCTTTACAGCAATGTTTTCGATCTGGCTGGCTTTCCTGAATCTTATTCCTATTCCAGGATTAGATGGGGGACACGTTTTATTTACATTGTATGAAATTATTTTCGGAAAACCAGTTCCTCAAAAAGTATTGGAAAATGCACAAATGATTGGTGTTATCTTTCTGTTAGGCTTAATGTTACTGATTTTCGGAAGCGATATCTTTAAAATATTCACAGGAAAATTATAA